One window of Paenibacillus sp. FSL K6-3182 genomic DNA carries:
- a CDS encoding class I SAM-dependent RNA methyltransferase, translating to MEKLQLIATAPMGLEAVVARELKDLGYTDLQVENGRVNFTGGPIDICRTNLWLRTAGRILIKMGEFPATTFDELFEGTKALDWPTWIPNDGEFPVNGRSQKSQLTSVPACQSIVKKAVVDKMSARYGTEWFPENGGRYVIEVTLMNDRAMLTLDTTGDGLHKRGYRKVATEAPIRETLAAALVQLSRWRPDRPLYDPFCGSGTILIEAAMIGWNIAPGLRRSFNSEGWPLIPNELWDEARDEAFDLVKDDVPLQIAGSDIDPGAIEIAEAAIKKAGFGKEIKLTVQPVAKVKLEGDYGVIITNPPYGERLGDDVQAEAALRQFGLTALHYPTWSYFSISPSTTIEHYFGRPADKKRKLFNGRIECNYLQFFGPLPPRGNR from the coding sequence ATGGAAAAGTTACAATTGATCGCAACTGCGCCAATGGGGCTTGAAGCGGTTGTTGCACGTGAATTGAAGGATCTAGGTTATACCGATCTTCAGGTAGAGAACGGACGCGTTAATTTCACAGGCGGTCCTATCGATATTTGCCGCACCAATCTTTGGCTGCGCACAGCAGGCAGAATTCTAATCAAAATGGGAGAATTCCCTGCTACCACCTTCGATGAATTGTTTGAAGGCACCAAAGCGCTTGATTGGCCGACATGGATTCCGAATGACGGTGAATTCCCTGTAAATGGCCGCTCGCAAAAATCTCAGCTGACAAGCGTACCTGCCTGCCAAAGTATCGTAAAAAAAGCGGTCGTTGATAAAATGTCTGCACGTTATGGTACCGAATGGTTTCCCGAAAACGGCGGACGTTATGTAATAGAAGTTACGCTTATGAATGACCGTGCCATGCTGACGCTGGACACTACAGGCGATGGCTTGCATAAACGTGGATACCGGAAAGTAGCAACCGAAGCTCCAATTAGGGAAACGCTTGCCGCTGCTCTTGTTCAGCTTAGCCGCTGGCGTCCTGATCGGCCGCTTTATGACCCGTTTTGCGGCTCCGGCACGATATTGATTGAAGCAGCAATGATTGGCTGGAACATCGCACCTGGCCTTCGCAGAAGCTTTAACAGCGAAGGCTGGCCGCTTATTCCGAATGAGCTGTGGGATGAAGCGCGCGATGAGGCATTTGATTTGGTCAAAGATGATGTTCCACTTCAAATTGCAGGTTCTGATATTGATCCAGGAGCGATTGAAATCGCAGAAGCGGCTATTAAGAAAGCGGGTTTCGGCAAAGAAATCAAGCTTACTGTACAACCCGTTGCCAAAGTGAAGCTTGAAGGCGATTACGGCGTTATTATTACGAACCCGCCATACGGCGAACGTCTCGGCGATGATGTACAAGCAGAGGCTGCGCTGCGTCAGTTCGGATTGACTGCGCTCCATTACCCAACTTGGTCGTATTTCTCGATTAGCCCATCTACGACAATCGAGCACTATTTTGGACGTCCTGCGGATAAGAAGCGGAAGCTGTTTAATGGACGTATCGAGTGTAATTACTTGCAATTTTTTGGCCCGCTTCCCCCTCGCGGAAATCGATAG
- a CDS encoding type IV pilus twitching motility protein PilT, which translates to MQAEEMLRLAHSKQASDIHITVNSPIIFRIHGELLPVNDELLKPLDTLELAKQFMNAEQYTALQQNGDVDFSYGVAGIARFRINAYKQRGSVGLAIRIVPSRIPTMEELRLPRMASEFAKKPQGLLLVTGPTGSGKSTTLASIIDHLNRTENAHIITLEDPIEFIYDHKKSMVNQREVGLDTPSFSDGLRAALRQDPDIVLVGEMRDLETISTAISAAETGHLVFGTLHTADAPQTIDRIIDVFPPAMQAQIRIQLAAVLLGVISQRLLPKSDGHGRTAAFEVLVNTPAVSNLIRSEKIYQIRSVMQTGKALGMQTMEYALRELVQQGQVKIEAAREALFGFGEL; encoded by the coding sequence ATGCAGGCAGAGGAAATGCTTCGCTTAGCTCATTCCAAACAAGCATCTGATATTCACATCACAGTTAATTCTCCCATCATATTCCGAATTCACGGAGAATTGCTACCCGTAAACGATGAATTACTAAAGCCGCTTGATACGCTCGAGCTCGCTAAGCAATTCATGAATGCAGAACAGTATACTGCGCTGCAACAAAACGGTGACGTTGACTTTTCTTACGGAGTAGCAGGGATCGCCAGATTTAGAATAAACGCGTATAAGCAACGAGGCAGCGTTGGACTAGCTATTCGAATAGTGCCCAGCCGAATTCCTACTATGGAGGAGCTGCGGCTGCCGCGGATGGCGTCTGAATTTGCGAAGAAACCACAAGGTTTACTTCTAGTAACTGGACCCACGGGAAGCGGGAAGTCTACCACGTTAGCATCCATCATCGACCATCTGAACCGAACGGAAAATGCTCATATTATAACACTTGAGGACCCAATAGAGTTTATATATGATCATAAGAAATCGATGGTCAATCAGCGTGAGGTTGGTCTGGATACGCCGTCCTTCTCTGATGGTCTGCGAGCGGCGCTCAGGCAGGATCCAGACATTGTACTCGTAGGTGAGATGCGAGATTTAGAAACGATAAGTACAGCAATTAGTGCAGCAGAAACCGGACATCTCGTATTCGGCACCTTACATACTGCGGACGCACCGCAAACGATAGATCGCATTATTGATGTTTTCCCGCCTGCAATGCAAGCGCAAATTCGAATTCAGCTAGCAGCCGTTTTACTAGGCGTCATCTCACAACGTCTATTGCCTAAGTCCGACGGACATGGAAGAACAGCTGCCTTTGAAGTTCTTGTCAATACGCCTGCTGTTTCAAATCTAATACGATCCGAGAAGATTTATCAAATACGTTCTGTTATGCAGACTGGCAAGGCGCTAGGCATGCAGACAATGGAGTATGCGCTGCGGGAACTCGTGCAGCAGGGTCAGGTTAAAATAGAAGCTGCACGTGAAGCGTTATTCGGATTCGGTGAGTTATAA
- a CDS encoding MFS transporter has translation MEQWKKNLIVLWFGQFLVMAGMTMIIPFLSLYLQFDLGLTDKHEIGVWAGLIFAGNFVTSFIFQPIWGKMADRYGRKMMLLRSGFGMSIVMVLMGFATTPWHLLLLRMVNGTISGFNPASIALISATTPKNKMGFAMGTIQSGGIAGTILGPFIGGLLADSIGFRPIFYLTGALLFAASLLALFVVKEPFDRMKAAARVQASVIEGFRKLSGIPQLTALFAVTFLIQFAMMSPMTLIPLYVQELHGTTANLAFLAGFVGSVTGLSNLVSSPLLGKLSDRIGAERVLGVALVGSSLAFIPQAMAGTVWQLLIARFFLGIFLGGLIPAVNSLIRKYTPDGMESRSYSFNTSTMSLGNMIGPITGGALSGWIGIKGLFLVSAVMLMINAGWVWQSLLRKRPLPKQQGKDG, from the coding sequence ATGGAACAATGGAAAAAAAATCTGATCGTGTTGTGGTTCGGACAGTTTCTCGTTATGGCTGGGATGACGATGATCATTCCGTTCCTGTCCCTCTATTTGCAATTTGATTTAGGTTTAACCGATAAGCATGAGATCGGCGTGTGGGCTGGGCTTATTTTTGCGGGCAACTTTGTGACGTCATTTATTTTTCAACCCATATGGGGAAAGATGGCTGACAGGTACGGTCGCAAAATGATGCTGCTCCGCTCTGGTTTCGGTATGTCCATCGTTATGGTATTAATGGGATTTGCCACAACTCCATGGCACTTGCTGCTGCTTCGTATGGTGAATGGGACAATATCCGGCTTCAACCCTGCTTCTATCGCATTAATTTCCGCAACAACGCCTAAAAACAAGATGGGCTTCGCGATGGGAACGATTCAATCAGGAGGCATTGCCGGAACGATACTTGGCCCATTTATTGGCGGCTTGCTCGCGGATTCTATTGGCTTTAGGCCGATCTTCTACCTGACAGGAGCTTTGCTGTTCGCAGCCTCGCTGCTTGCTCTATTTGTTGTAAAAGAACCGTTTGACCGCATGAAAGCAGCTGCTCGCGTGCAAGCCTCCGTCATCGAAGGTTTTCGAAAGTTAAGCGGCATTCCTCAGCTTACTGCGTTATTTGCCGTCACTTTTCTCATTCAATTCGCTATGATGAGCCCAATGACGCTTATTCCGCTTTATGTTCAGGAGCTTCACGGGACAACGGCCAACCTTGCTTTCTTGGCAGGCTTCGTCGGATCAGTCACCGGTCTCTCTAATCTCGTGTCCTCGCCGCTGCTCGGTAAGCTTAGTGACCGAATCGGCGCAGAACGAGTACTTGGCGTAGCGCTTGTTGGTTCGTCGCTCGCCTTTATTCCACAAGCGATGGCAGGCACCGTATGGCAATTGCTCATTGCCCGCTTTTTTCTTGGCATCTTTCTCGGGGGGCTTATCCCAGCCGTAAACTCCCTTATTCGAAAATACACACCGGACGGCATGGAGAGCCGTTCCTACAGCTTCAACACCAGCACAATGAGTCTAGGCAACATGATTGGCCCGATCACGGGTGGTGCCCTCTCCGGTTGGATCGGCATTAAAGGTTTGTTTCTTGTATCAGCGGTCATGCTCATGATTAACGCTGGATGGGTATGGCAGTCGCTGCTTCGTAAACGACCGCTGCCTAAGCAGCAAGGCAAGGACGGCTGA
- a CDS encoding LTA synthase family protein, which produces MSKILIGLEQLKAVDLLLFVAVMMAKVYLFNAILDVPKMKMTDKDALIELGAILLFSFWTIWLPARGRIVALILLNLIASFVLYADIIYYRYFQDLISVPVLLQFSQVDSLGESIGTLLRATDFILFLDWIVIIPFAIYALWRGRSDLRQANEYRRKPAGMQKAIVRIVLSAVIFGIGTSLVFTNVNEAKRTWGQGILVGNWWNLSIYNMTGALGFHGYDVYRYVKQHWLDAETVTAEQYSGAKNWIQERGDQRKTLEQDALFGAYKGSNVIMLQLEAFQNFMVNKSIGGKEITPNLNDLIEQSAYFSQFYQQTAQGRTSDADFMANCSMQPVTNGSVFIQYAPNEFDCMSSTLKANDYGTSVFHSYEGGFWNRNTMYKNMQYDQFYSLKHFQLDEKIGWALGDKSFFRQSFDVIADQKQPFYSFLITLSSHYPFTMPEEEQKLNLGELDGTLMGDYLQSIHYVDAALGELVDRMKAEGLWDHTILVMYGDHDNSINDWSLFETFLGKPLNDLESQMIVKQVPLLIHLPKNEHAGTYTNVGGQLDVTPTIMHLLGISTADQYLIGMPLLMENPLLGKKVVQRNGAFTDGTLYFMPSADGIAENGACWNIQDKASIPVSGCISAFEDSRTELNMSDQIVMNNLIADFKEQTATEARSSNGLETAGR; this is translated from the coding sequence ATGAGCAAGATTCTGATAGGGCTCGAGCAGCTGAAGGCTGTAGACTTGCTTTTATTTGTGGCTGTGATGATGGCGAAGGTTTATCTATTCAATGCCATTCTTGACGTACCAAAAATGAAAATGACCGATAAAGATGCCCTTATTGAGCTCGGAGCCATTTTATTGTTCAGCTTCTGGACTATATGGCTGCCTGCACGCGGACGGATCGTTGCACTTATCTTGTTGAACTTGATCGCATCCTTTGTTTTGTATGCCGATATTATTTATTATCGCTACTTTCAAGATCTGATCTCCGTTCCGGTATTGCTTCAGTTCAGTCAAGTAGACTCCTTAGGCGAGAGTATCGGCACACTTCTACGAGCGACGGATTTTATTTTGTTCCTCGATTGGATTGTTATCATTCCCTTTGCGATTTACGCATTATGGCGAGGGCGGAGTGATCTTCGTCAAGCGAATGAGTATCGTCGCAAGCCTGCTGGCATGCAAAAGGCAATCGTCCGCATCGTTCTAAGCGCTGTGATTTTTGGCATCGGAACATCGCTTGTTTTCACAAACGTAAATGAAGCGAAGCGTACATGGGGACAAGGTATTTTGGTCGGCAATTGGTGGAATCTGTCCATCTACAACATGACGGGTGCGCTTGGTTTTCATGGCTATGATGTGTATCGATATGTCAAACAACACTGGCTGGATGCGGAGACGGTTACCGCTGAGCAGTATTCGGGAGCTAAAAACTGGATTCAAGAACGCGGCGACCAGCGGAAAACGCTTGAACAGGATGCTTTATTTGGCGCATATAAAGGCAGCAATGTCATTATGCTGCAGCTCGAAGCTTTCCAAAACTTCATGGTTAATAAATCAATCGGCGGTAAAGAAATTACCCCGAATTTAAACGATTTAATTGAGCAGAGCGCCTATTTCAGTCAATTTTATCAACAAACCGCTCAAGGCAGAACCTCGGATGCCGATTTCATGGCAAACTGCTCCATGCAGCCCGTCACGAACGGCTCGGTTTTCATCCAATATGCACCAAACGAATTCGATTGCATGTCCAGCACCTTGAAAGCAAACGATTATGGGACATCCGTCTTCCACTCTTATGAGGGTGGTTTTTGGAACCGAAATACGATGTACAAAAACATGCAATATGATCAGTTTTACAGCTTAAAGCATTTTCAACTAGATGAAAAAATAGGCTGGGCTCTCGGAGACAAGTCTTTCTTCCGACAATCCTTTGACGTCATTGCCGATCAGAAACAGCCCTTTTACTCCTTTCTGATTACACTCTCCAGCCATTATCCGTTCACGATGCCGGAAGAGGAGCAAAAGCTTAACCTTGGCGAGCTGGATGGTACATTAATGGGGGATTATTTGCAATCAATTCATTATGTAGACGCCGCGCTCGGTGAGCTGGTTGATCGAATGAAAGCAGAAGGGCTTTGGGATCATACGATTCTCGTCATGTACGGGGATCACGACAACTCAATTAATGACTGGTCGTTGTTTGAGACTTTCCTTGGCAAACCACTGAATGATTTAGAGAGTCAAATGATTGTGAAGCAGGTACCATTGCTCATACATTTGCCTAAGAACGAGCATGCAGGAACGTATACGAATGTCGGCGGTCAGCTGGATGTAACGCCTACGATCATGCATCTGCTCGGCATTTCGACGGCTGATCAATATTTAATTGGCATGCCTCTGCTTATGGAGAATCCTCTCCTTGGCAAGAAGGTCGTGCAAAGAAACGGTGCCTTCACTGATGGTACCCTCTACTTTATGCCTTCAGCGGATGGCATCGCTGAGAACGGAGCATGCTGGAACATCCAAGACAAAGCATCCATACCAGTCAGCGGCTGCATAAGTGCCTTTGAAGACTCGCGCACCGAGCTGAACATGTCGGATCAAATCGTCATGAACAATCTCATCGCTGACTTCAAGGAGCAAACCGCTACAGAAGCTCGCAGCAGCAATGGGCTTGAGACAGCTGGTCGTTAA
- a CDS encoding type II secretion system F family protein: MPKYRYKAITSSGKKSIGILEANTMQRAREALNEKGLWVTDILDTNETTLYKDISFGGPRVKMDQFTVFCRQLATLYQAGISLVEAVQILSEQTDSKTLSKLLAAIAEEMRGGKQFSESVSAYPTVFSPIFVSMVQAGEVAGNLDTMLHRLAVFFEKERNTREKVKSAMVYPTVMLVMMVLVVIFMMLFVIPQYVTSFAGMGIELPLPTRIVMSVSEFMQNFWYIVIAAMFVPSLLWKFIRRTASGRQKLDFMLLKIPVFGTLWHKQAIARFSRTFSSLIAAAIPLMQGLSIVSNVVGNEAMGKVISDTREKVLSGETMSDTLKQSNLFPPMVVQMMAIGERSGSTEGMLDKVADFYESDVDQMADRLKALLEPLMIVLLTGVVGVIVMAVMMPTFKMMQSYL, from the coding sequence ATGCCGAAATATCGGTACAAAGCGATTACTTCCAGTGGCAAGAAGTCAATTGGAATTCTTGAAGCGAATACGATGCAACGTGCACGCGAGGCTCTCAACGAGAAAGGCTTGTGGGTCACGGATATATTAGATACGAATGAAACGACGTTATACAAGGATATATCGTTTGGCGGGCCGCGAGTCAAGATGGATCAGTTTACTGTCTTTTGCAGGCAGTTGGCGACTTTGTATCAAGCTGGTATTAGTTTAGTAGAGGCTGTTCAAATTTTGAGTGAACAGACCGATAGCAAAACCTTATCCAAACTTCTCGCAGCCATTGCTGAAGAAATGAGAGGCGGCAAACAGTTCTCTGAATCAGTGTCCGCATACCCTACCGTTTTCTCGCCTATATTTGTTAGCATGGTTCAGGCAGGTGAAGTAGCAGGAAATCTGGATACGATGCTGCATCGGTTAGCTGTTTTCTTCGAGAAAGAGCGCAACACAAGAGAAAAGGTAAAGTCAGCAATGGTCTATCCGACGGTGATGCTCGTAATGATGGTTCTCGTCGTTATTTTCATGATGCTTTTTGTTATTCCTCAGTATGTGACAAGCTTTGCGGGAATGGGAATCGAGCTGCCATTGCCAACGCGCATCGTTATGTCAGTTAGTGAATTTATGCAAAACTTCTGGTATATCGTAATTGCTGCAATGTTTGTGCCTAGCTTATTATGGAAATTTATTAGACGCACAGCTTCCGGCAGACAAAAGTTGGACTTCATGCTTCTCAAAATACCGGTATTCGGCACATTATGGCATAAGCAAGCAATTGCCCGTTTCTCAAGAACGTTTAGTTCGCTTATAGCTGCTGCTATTCCGCTTATGCAAGGCTTGTCTATCGTCTCAAACGTTGTAGGAAATGAGGCAATGGGGAAGGTGATTTCGGATACTCGGGAAAAGGTTCTAAGTGGGGAAACGATGTCAGACACACTTAAACAATCCAATCTTTTTCCCCCTATGGTTGTTCAAATGATGGCTATCGGCGAGCGTTCAGGTTCAACTGAGGGCATGTTGGATAAGGTTGCTGATTTCTATGAGTCAGACGTCGATCAGATGGCGGATCGTCTCAAGGCGCTTTTAGAGCCGCTTATGATTGTTCTGCTAACGGGGGTAGTGGGAGTCATCGTTATGGCGGTCATGATGCCGACTTTTAAGATGATGCAGAGCTATTTATAG
- a CDS encoding A24 family peptidase, with protein sequence MTTPAIIAFAFFGLLLSGVLNAVAIRWDERLLSVYPPVYEINNQVNPKWYAIVPLLSVIISILKTAASEIRIVWRYPVGDLITTVLFAHAAYYIGWKLELFAVLFFISILVIIVQTDLTDMIIPNKVVAVGFIGAVCIRLIVHPLPLLNYGIAAITGSGALLIIGIIGNKVLKKETMGGGDIKLYVFIGLILGVKLTLLSLFLASLFGLIGGLALIATGAQSRGKTIPFGPYIAVGALAAYYWGNGLIGWYLSLLEF encoded by the coding sequence ATGACTACACCAGCTATTATCGCATTCGCGTTTTTTGGGCTGCTTCTTAGCGGTGTGCTTAACGCTGTTGCTATCCGATGGGATGAACGGCTTCTTTCTGTTTATCCACCTGTATACGAAATAAATAATCAAGTAAATCCGAAATGGTATGCTATAGTTCCATTGCTATCAGTAATAATCTCGATATTAAAGACCGCTGCAAGTGAAATTCGTATAGTGTGGCGATACCCCGTAGGCGATCTCATAACGACCGTTCTGTTTGCTCATGCAGCCTATTACATAGGCTGGAAACTCGAACTGTTCGCTGTTCTATTTTTCATTAGTATTTTAGTTATCATCGTACAAACAGATTTAACCGATATGATTATTCCAAATAAAGTGGTGGCGGTTGGTTTTATAGGCGCGGTATGCATTCGACTAATCGTTCATCCGCTTCCGTTATTAAATTATGGAATCGCTGCTATTACGGGCAGCGGGGCGTTGTTAATCATAGGCATCATAGGAAATAAGGTGTTGAAGAAAGAAACGATGGGTGGCGGAGATATCAAGCTTTATGTGTTCATAGGCTTGATCTTAGGCGTTAAGCTCACCTTGCTCAGTTTGTTTCTCGCCAGTTTATTTGGATTAATCGGAGGGCTTGCTTTGATTGCAACAGGGGCACAGTCCAGAGGCAAAACGATACCGTTCGGACCCTATATCGCTGTTGGTGCGTTAGCAGCGTATTATTGGGGGAACGGCTTGATAGGATGGTATTTATCTTTGCTAGAGTTTTAG
- a CDS encoding prepilin-type N-terminal cleavage/methylation domain-containing protein, protein MRNQKGLTLIEVLGSIVLLGIAVLGIIFILQQTALDTKSNEKSDDAVVVARNVMEEIKHKLKSNTVQTSMYGQAVSLVNLRNLASTTIYYPDAVDRRYELRIQSHTASLGTVSLTDTAVTDLDSIFRRVTVICIEVSSSKKFELEAYVEYK, encoded by the coding sequence ATGCGCAATCAAAAAGGATTAACATTGATAGAAGTTTTGGGCTCCATCGTCTTATTAGGCATCGCAGTTCTAGGCATCATATTCATTTTGCAGCAGACCGCTTTAGATACCAAATCTAATGAAAAATCAGATGATGCTGTTGTTGTTGCTAGAAATGTTATGGAAGAAATCAAACACAAACTAAAATCGAACACAGTACAAACTTCAATGTATGGACAAGCCGTTTCACTAGTGAATTTACGAAATCTTGCATCAACCACCATTTATTATCCGGATGCTGTTGATCGGCGGTATGAACTGCGCATTCAATCTCATACAGCTTCGTTAGGAACAGTGTCTCTTACCGATACTGCAGTAACCGACTTAGACTCCATATTCCGCAGAGTTACCGTCATTTGTATCGAGGTCTCTTCTTCGAAGAAATTCGAATTAGAAGCGTATGTTGAATACAAATAA
- a CDS encoding O-methyltransferase: MTLQNEQYVDSLYVADADLERTKAGIAANGMPDISVADGYGRLLTMLVSLSKAQNIIEIGALGGYSGICLARGLQEGGKLVSLELLQNYADLAKLHMEEAGLGDKVEYMVGDAKQSLAELKSADRKFDFFFIDADKEGYPIYLDYAIALAKPGAIIVGDNILLRGRTIDPAKEGPAVRAVRSFNEIIATDDRLQSTILPGYDGLAIAIVK, translated from the coding sequence ATGACGTTGCAAAATGAACAATATGTGGATTCGCTTTATGTGGCAGATGCTGATCTCGAGCGTACAAAAGCAGGTATAGCGGCTAATGGAATGCCGGATATATCAGTTGCTGATGGGTATGGCAGGCTGTTAACGATGCTTGTATCGCTGTCGAAAGCACAAAATATTATTGAAATTGGAGCACTAGGCGGCTATAGCGGCATTTGCTTGGCACGGGGCTTGCAAGAGGGCGGTAAATTAGTATCGCTTGAGCTGCTGCAAAACTATGCTGATCTAGCCAAGCTGCATATGGAAGAAGCAGGACTCGGAGATAAGGTAGAGTATATGGTCGGTGATGCGAAGCAAAGCCTTGCGGAGCTGAAGTCTGCTGACAGGAAGTTTGATTTCTTTTTTATTGATGCAGATAAAGAAGGATATCCCATCTATCTGGACTACGCGATTGCACTCGCTAAACCGGGAGCGATTATTGTAGGCGATAATATTTTACTGCGCGGAAGAACGATCGATCCAGCTAAGGAAGGTCCAGCGGTTCGTGCCGTGCGCTCTTTTAATGAGATCATCGCAACAGACGATCGTTTGCAGAGCACGATATTGCCGGGCTACGATGGATTAGCGATAGCGATTGTGAAGTAA
- a CDS encoding ATPase, T2SS/T4P/T4SS family: protein MSGFRKRIGDLLVESGVISEEQLQQALIQQRELKTRLGDVLISKGYITQQQFIEALEFQLGIPHVQIYRQKIDPKIIQLISQKLADQHCVMPLRMESNKLILAMADPLDYFAIDEIRIATGLRIEPVIASKDELVRAINRYYGLQDTIEQISQNLQLKDIDEDHAISDEDSPVVKTVNQVIVQAVQLGASDIHLDPQDGSFRIRYRVDGVMRTERTLPPNMHGIIVARIKIMANLNVAERRLPQDGRVELDIDFRKVDVRVSTLPTIHGEKVVIRVLDLGNSLADISKLTLSERNEQVFRKSIEMAYGVVLITGPTGSGKSTTLYSALAHLNKEDVNIITVEDPVEYQLEGVNQVQVNSTSGLTFARGLRAILRQDPNIVMLGEIRDTETAEISVRAAMTGHLVLSTLHTNNAVNSITRLIDMGVEPFLISSSVNCIVAQRLVRRICKHCKQRYTPIDKELELITSYGIRTDHLYKGAGCGECGRTGYKGRLAIHEVLLVDNELRSLIISKRSDNEYYEHALKQGMIPIMVDGLSKAAEGLTTVTEVFRVLGLGE, encoded by the coding sequence ATGTCAGGTTTTCGTAAGCGAATAGGAGATTTGCTAGTCGAGTCTGGCGTAATTAGCGAAGAACAGCTGCAGCAGGCATTAATTCAGCAACGGGAATTAAAGACTAGGCTTGGCGACGTATTGATTTCAAAGGGTTACATAACACAACAGCAGTTTATTGAAGCGTTGGAATTTCAGCTAGGCATACCGCATGTACAAATCTATCGCCAGAAGATAGATCCTAAGATTATACAACTTATTTCTCAGAAGCTGGCCGACCAGCATTGTGTCATGCCGCTTCGCATGGAAAGCAATAAGCTGATTCTAGCAATGGCTGATCCGCTAGATTACTTCGCAATTGATGAAATACGTATTGCTACGGGGCTTCGAATTGAGCCAGTAATCGCTTCTAAAGATGAGCTTGTACGTGCCATTAACCGTTATTATGGGCTGCAAGATACAATCGAGCAGATCAGTCAAAATTTGCAGCTAAAAGATATAGACGAAGATCACGCGATTTCGGATGAGGATTCTCCTGTCGTGAAAACTGTCAACCAAGTTATTGTACAAGCTGTGCAATTGGGTGCAAGTGATATTCATCTTGATCCGCAGGACGGAAGCTTCCGCATACGTTATCGTGTGGATGGTGTGATGAGAACGGAGCGAACGCTCCCGCCTAATATGCATGGCATTATTGTAGCCCGAATTAAGATTATGGCTAATTTGAACGTTGCTGAGCGACGTCTTCCGCAAGATGGACGAGTGGAGCTCGATATTGATTTTCGAAAGGTTGATGTTCGGGTTTCTACTTTGCCGACGATTCATGGTGAGAAGGTTGTTATTCGAGTATTAGATCTTGGAAATTCATTGGCAGATATTTCAAAACTAACGTTATCCGAGCGCAATGAACAGGTCTTTCGCAAAAGCATTGAAATGGCTTATGGGGTAGTACTTATAACAGGTCCGACAGGAAGCGGTAAGTCTACAACACTATATTCAGCGCTAGCCCATTTAAACAAAGAAGACGTGAACATCATTACAGTAGAGGACCCGGTAGAATATCAGCTTGAAGGTGTAAATCAGGTTCAAGTAAATTCTACTAGTGGTTTGACATTCGCGAGAGGATTACGGGCTATTTTGCGGCAGGACCCGAACATCGTAATGCTAGGAGAAATTCGTGACACAGAGACAGCAGAAATTTCAGTACGTGCCGCAATGACTGGACATCTGGTTCTGAGTACATTACATACGAATAACGCAGTGAATTCAATTACAAGATTAATAGATATGGGAGTAGAGCCTTTTCTTATTTCGTCTTCTGTCAATTGTATCGTGGCACAGCGGCTTGTTAGACGGATTTGTAAGCATTGCAAGCAGAGATATACGCCGATTGATAAGGAATTAGAACTTATAACAAGCTATGGCATCCGAACGGATCACCTATACAAAGGTGCGGGCTGCGGAGAATGCGGTCGTACCGGCTATAAAGGCAGATTAGCCATTCATGAAGTGTTGCTTGTAGATAATGAACTTCGCTCACTCATTATTTCTAAGCGATCTGACAATGAGTATTATGAACATGCACTCAAGCAAGGAATGATCCCGATCATGGTGGATGGATTAAGTAAAGCAGCAGAAGGTCTTACAACGGTTACTGAGGTTTTTCGTGTGTTAGGGCTTGGAGAATAA
- a CDS encoding prepilin-type N-terminal cleavage/methylation domain-containing protein has translation MLMALKRNQKGLTLIELLAVLVIVGIIAAIAIPAIGNTINNSKIKADAATDQIIIESVLRYVVDEEKTATVTDAVIDTELVTKGYLNAMPTWKVTGNSKTKFTATLNANKWTVTLS, from the coding sequence ATGTTAATGGCTTTGAAACGGAATCAAAAGGGTCTTACGCTTATCGAGTTGCTTGCGGTGTTAGTTATTGTTGGGATTATTGCTGCAATTGCTATCCCGGCTATTGGGAACACGATTAACAATTCAAAAATTAAAGCAGACGCTGCTACCGACCAAATTATTATCGAATCTGTGTTACGGTACGTGGTTGATGAAGAGAAAACTGCAACTGTGACAGATGCGGTTATTGACACAGAATTAGTAACTAAGGGATATTTAAATGCTATGCCTACTTGGAAAGTAACAGGTAATTCTAAGACTAAATTTACTGCAACGCTTAACGCAAATAAATGGACAGTAACCTTAAGCTAA